Sequence from the Streptomyces sp. NBC_00440 genome:
GTGACAACCGCTCAGGGGGAGGGGGAAGTTGCGGTGCACCAAGGTAAAGAGTCTGCAATGCGTCGCATTATCGGTTTCGGATAAAAACGGACAAACGGAGGCCCGTCGGCGGGGCTGCTGAACCGTCACTCCCCTTGCCTCCCACGGGGTCCCCGGAGGCTCGCCGAGAACGCCCGGAGGGGCCGCGAAAGGCGCCCCCGGCGGGCCGGGGGAGCCGCTTCCGGGTGACGGATCGCGTACCCGTACGAGTCCGTTTCCGGCGCTATTTCGTGAGGGCGATACGGACTTCGGTGGCGCCCTGGCCCGCACTCCGCCCCGTCGAAACGGTCTGCGTGGTGTCCGTTCTGCGCCATGGTGCGTGGTTTGTCGCCGCGGTCCACTCCTGGCCCGCGTAGGAGACCTGCTGGATGTGGAGGGCGGCCGAGTTGGCCACCGCCCAGTACGCGAGCTCCCAGCCGCGCTGCTGGACGGACCCGGTGCCTGGCGCCCCGACGGCCCGCGCCGTGGTCGTACGGACCGGCAGCCGGACCTCCGACGGCTGCGCCGACTTCCCGGAGGGCAGCACCCCGGACCCGAAGTCCCGCTTCAGCGCGGCGCGCACCGCGGCCGGATCGCCCGCCAGGCTGCTCTTCGTCGCCGCGCAGGAGAACGAGGCGGGCGACCGGCCGGTCAGTGCGGCCGCGAGCAGCTGGGCGTCCGGCTCCTGCTTCGCGTACGCCTGCGGGAAGCCGCTGCGCTGCACCTCCTGCGCGGCGACCGTCAGCGGCAGCCGTGAGTAGTCGTGGATCTTCCCGAGGTGCTCGTAGAACTTCCCCGACGCGTAGACCGGATCCATGACCTGCTTGGCCGTGCCCCAGCCCTGCGACGGCCGCTGCTGGAAGAGGCCGAGCGAGTCGCGGTCGCCGTGGTCGAGATTGTGCAGCTCCGACTCCTGGAGCGCGGTCGCCAGCGCGATGGTCACCGCGCGCTCCGGCATTCCGCGCGAGGTTCCCACTGCGGAGATCGTCGCCGCGTTGACGGCCTGCTCCGGGCTCAGCCGGTAGCTGGTCCCGTCGCCGCCCTGAGCCGTGCAGCGCGGACCACTGCCGCCACCGCTGATGTACTGCACCAGGACATAGCCCGCCAGCGCCAGCAGCACGGCGACGGCGGCCACGATCCGGAAGAAGCGGCCGCGGCGTGGCGCGGCAGTGGGCTGGGACACGAGGCCCACCGTACTGGAGCCGGGTTAGGGTCAGAACCATGTCAGAGACCCCGCTTGACCTCGCACTCGATGCCCCGGCCCTGACCGCACAGCTGGTCGACTTCCCGTCCGTGAGCGGCACCGAGAAGCCCCTCGCCGACGCTGTGGAGGAGGCGCTGAGGGCGCTGCCGCACCTGACCGTCGACCGGTACGGCAACAACGTCGTCGCCCGGACACACCTCGGCCGCGCCGAGCGGGTCGTGCTGGCCGGACACCTCGACACCGTGCCGATCGCGGACAACGTCCCGTCGCGGCTCGACGAGAACGGCGTCCTGTGGGGCTGCGGCAGTTGTGACATGAAGTCGGGCGTGGCGGTACAGCTGCGGATCGCGGCGACCGTGCCCGAGCCCAACCGGGACCTCACCTTCGTCTTCTACGACAACGAAGAGGTCGCGGCCGAACTCAACGGCCTCAAGCACGTGTCCGAGGCGCACCCCGACTGGCTCGCGGCGGACTTCGCCGTCCTGCTCGAATCCTCCGACGGCGAGGTCGAGGGCGGCTGCCAGGGCACGCTCCGGGTCATCCTGCGCACCAAGGGCGAGCGTTCCCACTCGGCGCGCGCCTGGATGGGGTCCAACGCGATCCACTCCGCCGCCCCGATCCTGGCGAAGCTGGCCGCGTACGAGCCGCGCAGGCCGGTGATCGACGGCCTGGAGTTCCACGAGGGCCTCAACGCCGTACGGATCGAGGGGGGCGTGGCCAACAACGTCATCCCGGACGCCTGCACGGTGGTGGTCAACTTCCGTTACGCGCCCGACCGCAGCGAGGAGCAGGCACTGGCGTACGTGAAGGAGTTCTTCGCCGACTGCGACATCGACGAGTTCATCGTCGACGACCACACCGGCGGCGCGCTCCCCGGCCTCTCGCACCCGGCGGCGGCGGCCTTCATGGCGGCGGTCGGTGGCGAGGCCCGCCCCAAGTTCGGCTGGACGGACGTGTCGCGCTTCAGCGCGCTCGGGGTCCCCGCGGTGAACTACGGCCCCGGCAACCCGCTGCTCGCGCACAAGCGCGACGAGCGGGTCGACATCACCAGGATCTCGCACACCGAGGAACGACTCCGCGCCTGGCTGACGGCCTGAATTTCCTCATTCGTCACACGTGCAGACCTAGGCTGTGTGAACACGTACAGCGGAGGGAGCACAACATGGGCAACCCTGAGGGAGCACCGGCGCCGGAGGAACAGCGGCTCGGCCCGGTGGTGCGCCGCCGGGACCAGGTCCAGCCCGGCACCACCGACCAGCGGCTGCTCGACACCACGGAGAAGGGCCCGGCCGACTGGCTGCACACCGACCCCTGGCGGGTCATGCGCATCCAGTCGGAGTTCGTGGAGGGCTTCGGCGCACTGGCCGAACTGCCCAGCGCGATCAGCGTCTTCGGGTCGGCCCGCACCGCGCCGGGTTCACCGGAGTACGAGGCGGGGGTACGGATCGGCCGCGCGCTGGTCGACGCGGGCTTCGCGGTCATCACCGGCGGCGGCCCCGGTGCGATGGAGGCGGCGAACAAGGGCGCCAGGGAGGCCAACGGCGTCTCGGTCGGGCTCGGGATCGAGCTGCCCTTCGAGCAGGGCCTCAACCAGCACGTCGACATCGGGGTGAACTTCCGCTACTTCTTCGTCCGCAAGACGATGTTCGTGAAGTACGCGCAGGGCTTCGTGGTCCTGCCGGGCGGCCTCGGCACCCTGGACGAACTGTTCGAGGCACTGACCCTGGTCCAGACCCGGAAGGTCACCCGGTTCCCGATCGTGCTCTTCGGTACGGAGTACTGGGGCGGCCTGGTCGACTGGCTGCGCGGGACGGTGATCGCCCAGGGCAAGGCATCGGAACGCGATCTGATGCTGTTCCACGTCACGGACGACGTGGACGAGGCGGTGGCCCTGGTGACCAAGGAGACGGGGCTGTAGCCCGCTCCTCCTCCCGGCAGGCCGGGTCCGCGAAAGTCGTGAGCCAGGAGCGACTTCGCGGACCCGGCCTGCCGGCCGCGGAGCGCCGAGGCAACGGGGCGCCGGGACCGCGGTGCCGAAGGCCGGGTCGCGGCCCATGAGGACCGGCCGGACAGGACCTGAGCGGCGGGCAGGCGCAACAAACGCGGCCCGATGTTGCGAACGCCTTCCGGCGGGGCAGGAACCGCCCCATGACACTGAGCCGTCGCTCCCTCATACGCTCCGCCGCCGCTGTCACCACCGCCGCCCTCGTGACCGGCGGCGGCACCGCGCACGCCGCGACCGCCCGGCACGCGGCCGCCGCCACCGGCAGTGCGGTTCCCGCCGACTGGATGGGCGCGCTGCCCGACGCGCTGTCCCTGCTGCGGATGACGATCCCCGGTACTCACGACTCCTGCTGTACCGATCCCGCCAACGGCACCGAGTGGTCGCACACCCAGAACTGGGGGATCGCCGAGCAACTCCAGCGCGGCATACGGTTCCTGGACATCCGGGCCAACGGCCTCCAGGACCATATGGGCGACTCGTTCGGGATCTACCACGCCGGGTTCTACCAGGGCATCACCTTCGACGGGGTGCTCACCCAGTGCCGCGACTTCCTTCAGCAGCATCCCGGAGAGACGATCGTGATGCGGCTGAAGAAGGAGGACGGCACCAACAACGATGTCGGCGCGGGCTTCAAGGACGTCCTGAACGGCTACCTCGACACCAAGGGCTGGCGCCCCTGGTTCCTCCTCACCGACCGGGCGCCGACGCTCGGCGAGGCGCGCGGCCGCATCGTCCTGATCGCCCAGTTCGACAACGACCTGCCGATCCTGCAATGGCCGGGCGGCGACAACGACTTCCTGTCCAACCAGTGGTTCTCGCTCCAGGACATCTACCAGGGGCTGTCCCTGCCGTCCCGGAAGACCGCGAAGGTCACCCAGCAGTTCGACAACGCCACCGGCGACCAGAATTCGGCGCTGATGTACATCAACTTCACCAGCTACGCGGGCGGCGGCTGGCCCAAGACCAACGCGGACGCGATCATGCCCGGAGTGCAGAGCTATCTGAACGGCCGGCTGTCGGACACCACGCACCTCGGCGTCGTCCCCATGGACTTCCCGGACTTCCACTCGGACACGCTGCGCACCCTCATCGACTGGAACTGGCACTGACAGCACGCTCCCGCACCGCGCGGTGGGGTACGCGGAACGCCGGCCAGGCCGACTGTCAGTGCCCGGTGGAAGCATTCACCGGCATGGATGCGAAGACTTTCGACTGGCGGCAGTTCCTCACCCGGTGGAGCGAGGAGTGGGCCGACGCCCAGGGCAGCTCGGTGGACTTGAGCCCGGACGACCTGGAGGACCAACAGCGCAGATGGCTCGGGGCCGCGCCCGCCACCGATACGGACATCGCCCGCATGGAGGCGCGGCTCGGATGCGAAATACCGCCGTCCTACCGGGAGTTCTTACGGGTCAGTGACGGCTGGCGGCATGCGGGCGGCTTCGTCTGGATGCTGGCAGGCACCCGCGAGGCCCACTGGCACGAGGACGCGAGCGGTCTCGGTGAGGACCACGACGAGTTCTGGGGCGACGAGGACAACCCGGAGGAGACGCGCGCGCAGGTCGGCCTGTGGTCCCGCGCGCTCCAGCTGGATGTCCAGTCGGACGCCACCTATGTGCTGCTCGACCCGGAGGACGTCGGGCCGGACGGCGAGTGGGCGGTGCGGGTGTGGGCGTCCTGGCGGGCCTCGGACCCCGAGCGGTACCCGTCGTTCGCGGACTTCATGGTCGCCATGCACCAGGAGTTCCACCACCTGGAGGCAGGCCGGGACGGGGAGCGGGGCGCCGCCGCCTTCGTCAACGGGACGACGCGCGCCCAGGACGCCGCTGTGGACCGGGCCCGGATCGCGGCGCTGCGCGGCCGTTACGGAGAGGCGGCCGGACTGCTGAGAGAGGCCCAGCGGTACGGCCGGCCGCGCGCGACCGAGCTGCTGCACCAGATCGGACAGCTGGGCGGGCCGTACGGGGCGGGCCGGCGGCCACCGTACCCCAGCGACCCCCGCTTCCTCACCGAGTTGCTCCCCCTGCACGCCGCCGACCTGCTCGGCAGCCACCGCTCCGTGGACGGCCTGTCCTTCGCCGACGCCGACCGCTTCCCCGAGACCGCGCGGGCCGCGGCGGACATCCTGCGCGAGATGGCCGAGGGGACGTTCCGCTACCGGCCGGGCGGCGCGTTCGGCGAGGCGGTCGACGAGGCCCGCGAACTGGCCCGTTGGGGCGACACCGACGCCGCCTGGCGGATCCTGCGCACCGTGGTCCCGATGTGGGAGCCGCTCGGCCCCGACCACATCGCCCCGGTGGGTCTGCTCGCCGACCCCGTGCTCGCTCCCGTGCTCACCGCCGAGCGGCGACTGGAGCTGCTGGCAACCCCGCGCGGCGGCGAGCAGGGGCCGGCTCCGGTCCCCGCCCGCGACCAGGACCCGGGCGGCCTGTCCTGGCTCGTACGCGGCGGAGGACTGCGACCGGGGCAGTCGTCGCCGTGCGACTACCGCATGGTCCTGGTCGAAGGGGCCGCCCCGGACGAGCTGCCCGGACTCCTCGGCTCGTCGCCCGGCACCGCGCTCTCCCCACCGCTGAGATGCTGGGACGTCAGCGGTCACCACCGGCCCGGTCAGCGGAGTTTCTCCAGTTACGACGACAAGGCGCTGCTCAGCGTCGGACGGGCGGGAGCGGGCTGGAGCTTCGGATTGGAGGAGTCCCCGGCCAGGTTCTCCAGCGACCGGTTCGTCTCTCCCGCGCAGGCAGCTTCCGCGGGCGGCGGCCGGGCGATCGTGGTGTGGAGCGAGTGGAACCGGCCCGCCCCGCTCTTCCATGTCTCGGTCGCCCGGGGCGGGGCGCCGCTGTACGCGTTCACGGTGCGGGCCGGAGCTGTGGAGGACAGCTCCGGCGCCATCCCGGCCGAACTGGACCCGGCCGTCCTGGGTTTCGGCCCCCCGGACATGGCTGCCCATGCGGCCGCAGCGGTTCGTGCGCTGGACGCCATCGCGGATGGGTACGGCGTCACACTGCCACGCCTCGCCTTGACCGAGGGCCGACTGCATTCCTTCGAGTCGGTGTCCTGGACACGCCCGCCCGGTTCCGGGGAGACGTACCTGACGGTGACGATGGGCTGACGTCCGGCCCGCGCACATGACGAGTGGACCGAGCGCTCTGCACGGCCGGACAGGCCGGGCAGAGCGCTCAGTCGCAGAGGACGGACAGTCCCTAGGCCAGCCCCCGCCGGGCCACCGCCGGCGCCCGGTGGCCCGCGATCGTCGCCACCATGTCCAGCACCTGCCGGGTCTCGGCCACTTCGTGCACCCGGTACACCTGCGCCCCCAGCCACGCCGACACCGCCGTCGTGGCCAGCGTCCCGAGCAGCCGTTCCTTGACCGGCTTGTCGAGCGTCTCGCCCACGAAGTCCTTGTTGGACAGGGAGACCAGCACCGGCCACCCCGTCGCGGTCATCTCGCCCAGCCTGCGGGTGGCCTCCAGCGAGTGCCGGGTGTTCTTCCCGAAGTCGTGGCCGGGGTCGATCATGATCCCGTCGGGCCTGACGCCCAGCGCGACCGCCCGCTCCGCGAGGCCGACCGTGACCCGCAGGATGTCGTCCATGACGTCGTCGTACGTGACCCGGTGCGGCCGGGTACGCGGTTCGGCGCCGCCCGCGTGCGTACAGACCAGGCCCGCGCCGAACCGGGCGGCGACAGCGGCCAGTTCCGGATCGACCCCGCCCCACGCGTCGTTCAGCACATCCGCGCCCGCCTCGCACACCGCCGCACCGACATCGTGGCGCCAGGTGTCCACGCTGATCACCACATCGGGGTGGCGCCGCCGCACCTCGGCGACGAAACCGACCGTACGCCGCGCCTCCTCCTCGGCCGTCACCTCCTCGCCGGGGCCCGCCTTGACCCCGCCGATGTCGATGAT
This genomic interval carries:
- the folP gene encoding dihydropteroate synthase; its protein translation is MLRLGRREFDAHEPVIMAIVNRTPDSFYDQGATFRDEPALSRVEQAVSEGAAIIDIGGVKAGPGEEVTAEEEARRTVGFVAEVRRRHPDVVISVDTWRHDVGAAVCEAGADVLNDAWGGVDPELAAVAARFGAGLVCTHAGGAEPRTRPHRVTYDDVMDDILRVTVGLAERAVALGVRPDGIMIDPGHDFGKNTRHSLEATRRLGEMTATGWPVLVSLSNKDFVGETLDKPVKERLLGTLATTAVSAWLGAQVYRVHEVAETRQVLDMVATIAGHRAPAVARRGLA
- a CDS encoding phosphatidylinositol-specific phospholipase C — translated: MTLSRRSLIRSAAAVTTAALVTGGGTAHAATARHAAAATGSAVPADWMGALPDALSLLRMTIPGTHDSCCTDPANGTEWSHTQNWGIAEQLQRGIRFLDIRANGLQDHMGDSFGIYHAGFYQGITFDGVLTQCRDFLQQHPGETIVMRLKKEDGTNNDVGAGFKDVLNGYLDTKGWRPWFLLTDRAPTLGEARGRIVLIAQFDNDLPILQWPGGDNDFLSNQWFSLQDIYQGLSLPSRKTAKVTQQFDNATGDQNSALMYINFTSYAGGGWPKTNADAIMPGVQSYLNGRLSDTTHLGVVPMDFPDFHSDTLRTLIDWNWH
- a CDS encoding heavy metal transporter, with product MSQPTAAPRRGRFFRIVAAVAVLLALAGYVLVQYISGGGSGPRCTAQGGDGTSYRLSPEQAVNAATISAVGTSRGMPERAVTIALATALQESELHNLDHGDRDSLGLFQQRPSQGWGTAKQVMDPVYASGKFYEHLGKIHDYSRLPLTVAAQEVQRSGFPQAYAKQEPDAQLLAAALTGRSPASFSCAATKSSLAGDPAAVRAALKRDFGSGVLPSGKSAQPSEVRLPVRTTTARAVGAPGTGSVQQRGWELAYWAVANSAALHIQQVSYAGQEWTAATNHAPWRRTDTTQTVSTGRSAGQGATEVRIALTK
- a CDS encoding SMI1/KNR4 family protein is translated as MDAKTFDWRQFLTRWSEEWADAQGSSVDLSPDDLEDQQRRWLGAAPATDTDIARMEARLGCEIPPSYREFLRVSDGWRHAGGFVWMLAGTREAHWHEDASGLGEDHDEFWGDEDNPEETRAQVGLWSRALQLDVQSDATYVLLDPEDVGPDGEWAVRVWASWRASDPERYPSFADFMVAMHQEFHHLEAGRDGERGAAAFVNGTTRAQDAAVDRARIAALRGRYGEAAGLLREAQRYGRPRATELLHQIGQLGGPYGAGRRPPYPSDPRFLTELLPLHAADLLGSHRSVDGLSFADADRFPETARAAADILREMAEGTFRYRPGGAFGEAVDEARELARWGDTDAAWRILRTVVPMWEPLGPDHIAPVGLLADPVLAPVLTAERRLELLATPRGGEQGPAPVPARDQDPGGLSWLVRGGGLRPGQSSPCDYRMVLVEGAAPDELPGLLGSSPGTALSPPLRCWDVSGHHRPGQRSFSSYDDKALLSVGRAGAGWSFGLEESPARFSSDRFVSPAQAASAGGGRAIVVWSEWNRPAPLFHVSVARGGAPLYAFTVRAGAVEDSSGAIPAELDPAVLGFGPPDMAAHAAAAVRALDAIADGYGVTLPRLALTEGRLHSFESVSWTRPPGSGETYLTVTMG
- a CDS encoding TIGR00730 family Rossman fold protein, yielding MGNPEGAPAPEEQRLGPVVRRRDQVQPGTTDQRLLDTTEKGPADWLHTDPWRVMRIQSEFVEGFGALAELPSAISVFGSARTAPGSPEYEAGVRIGRALVDAGFAVITGGGPGAMEAANKGAREANGVSVGLGIELPFEQGLNQHVDIGVNFRYFFVRKTMFVKYAQGFVVLPGGLGTLDELFEALTLVQTRKVTRFPIVLFGTEYWGGLVDWLRGTVIAQGKASERDLMLFHVTDDVDEAVALVTKETGL
- the dapE gene encoding succinyl-diaminopimelate desuccinylase, translated to MSETPLDLALDAPALTAQLVDFPSVSGTEKPLADAVEEALRALPHLTVDRYGNNVVARTHLGRAERVVLAGHLDTVPIADNVPSRLDENGVLWGCGSCDMKSGVAVQLRIAATVPEPNRDLTFVFYDNEEVAAELNGLKHVSEAHPDWLAADFAVLLESSDGEVEGGCQGTLRVILRTKGERSHSARAWMGSNAIHSAAPILAKLAAYEPRRPVIDGLEFHEGLNAVRIEGGVANNVIPDACTVVVNFRYAPDRSEEQALAYVKEFFADCDIDEFIVDDHTGGALPGLSHPAAAAFMAAVGGEARPKFGWTDVSRFSALGVPAVNYGPGNPLLAHKRDERVDITRISHTEERLRAWLTA